In the Streptomyces sp. NBC_00193 genome, GTAGTTGGCGATCAGCCGCTCCACGGCGGCCGTGGCCTGCTTCTGCGGGAGGCCTTCGAGCAGCCCGGCGAGGGCGCTGCGCAGGGTTTCGGCGGTGGTGGTGGCGGTGTCGTTCACCCGCCAAGTTTACGGGGGCCGGGGGCGGGGCCGGGCCGGGGAAGAAGCCCCGGTCCGGCCCCGGCCGGTCAGGTCTTCGGCGGAGTCGGCGCCGATGCCGTCGGAGCCGCCGTCGGAGCCGCCGCCGCCGTCGGCCGGCCGCCGCCGCGCCAGGGGCGGCACAGGGCGGCGAAGCAGAGGACCGCCAGGAAGGAGCAGGTCGCCTGGACCAGGGCCATCGGCACCGCCGTGTCCTCGCCCGCGATGCCGACCAGCGGGGAGGCCACGGCTCCGACCAGGAAGGAGGAGGTGCCGAGCAGGGCGGAGGCCGAGCCGGCCGCGTGCGGGGCGCGCATCAGGGCCTGCGCGTTGGTGTTCGGCAGCACCAGACCCATCGCGGACATCAGGACGAACAGCCCGGCGCAGATCGCGAAGAGCCCGACCTCGCCGAAGACCCCGGCGGTCATGAGGAGCAGGGCGACCGAGGCCGCCGCGATGACCGCGAGCCCGTACCCCAGGACCTTGTCCAGGCTGACCCGGCCGACGAGCAGCTTGCCGTTGATCTGGCCCACCGCGATCAGGCCGAGGGAGTTGACGCCGAACAGCAGGCTGAAGGTCTGGGCCGAAGCGCCGTAGATCTCCTGCACGACGAACGGCGAGGCGGAGATGTACGCGAACAGCGCCGCGAAGGCGAAGCCGCCGGCCAGCGTGTAGCCGGCGAAGACCCGGTCGGCGAACAGCCCGCGCATGGTCCGCAGCGCGGCGCCGACGCCGCCGGTCTGGCGCCGCTCGGGCGGCAGCGTCTCGCCGAGCTTCCGCCAGACCAGGAGGGTCAGCAGGGTCCCCACGACGGTGAGGACGACGAACACCCCGCGCCAGTCGGCGAAGCGCAGCACCTGGCCGCCGATGAGCGGGGCGATGATCGGCGCCACGCCGGATATGAGCATCAGGGTGGAGAAGAACCGGGCCATCTCGACCCCGTCGTACAGATCGCGCACGACGGCCCGCGCGATCACGATCGCGGCCGCGCCCGCCAGGCCCTGGAGCAGCCGGAAGGCGATCAGCAGCTCGACGGTCGGGGCGAAGGCGCAGATGGCGGTGGCGAGGACGTAGACGACCATGCCGATGAGCAGGGGGCGCCGGCGGCCCCATTTGTCGCTCATCGGGCCGATCACCAGCTGGCCGAGGGCCATGCCGGCGAGGCAGGCGGTGAGGGTGAGCTGGACGGTCGCGGCCGGGCTGTTCAGGGCCGTGGTCACCGTCGGCAGGGCCGGCAGGTACATGTCCATGGACAGCGGGGGCAGTGCGGTGAGCCCGCCGAGGATGAAGGTGACGAGCAGTCCCGTCCGGCGGGCGGCCGTCAGGGGGGCGGTGGGAGAAGCGGAAGCGGAAGCGGAAGGGGAGGGGTTCGAGGGCGACTCGGCTTTCGAGGGCGCTGTCGCGGGGCCTCTCTCCGGCATGCGGACACTCCAGTCTTATCGTCATTTCTCAGCACCCCTGCCGCCCCATGCTCTCAGCAATCGGAACGTTCCGGGACGGGAGCCGCATGTGACGTAACCTGCGGCCCCATGAACGCACGTGTGAAGCAGATCGCCGTAGTGACCGGAGCCGGATCCGGGATCGGCCGTTCCGTGGCCCTCACCCTCGCCGCCGCAGGATGGGCCGTGGCGGTGGCCGGCCGCAGGAGCGGGCCGCTGGAAGAGACCGCCGAGGCCGCCAGGGCCGCCCACCCGGACGCCGAAGTGCTCTGCGTCCCGGCCGACGTGAGCGATCCGGACGCCGTGGCCTCGCTGTTCGAGACCGTTCGAGAGCGCTACGGGCGGGTCGACCTGCTCTTCAACAACGCCGGCACCTTCGGCCCGGCCGGAGTCGCGCTGGAGGACATCTCCTACGAGGCCTGGCGCTCGGTGGTCGACGTCAACCTCACCGGCTCCTTCCTCTGCGCGCAGGCGGCCTTCCGGGTGATGAAGGCCCAGGACCCGCAGGGCGGCCGCATCATCAACAACGGCTCCATCTCCGCACACGTGCCGCGGCCGAACTCGATCGCGTACACCGCGACCAAGCACGCCATGACCGGCCTGACGAAGTCCCTGTCGCTGGACGGACGCCCGTACGGGATCGCGTGCGGGCAGATCGACATCGGCAACGCGGCCACCGAGATGACCGAGCGGATGCAGACCGGGATCATGCAGGCCAACGGGCAGCTCGCGGTGGAGCCCGTCATGGACGCGTCCGACGTGGCGCGCACCGTGCTGCACATGGCGGAGCTCCCGCTCGGGGCGAACGTGCAGTTCGCGACGGTGATGGCGACGGCGATGCCGTACATCGGGCGCGGCTGAGCGTCCCCGGTCCGGGGAATGATCTTCACAGCTCGGGAGTTGAGCCGGTCATGACGAACGAAGTACTGCGCTACACCGCTTTCTCCGACGACCCGGCCGGCGGCAACCCCGCCGGCGTCGTCATCGACGCCGGCGGCCTCGACGAGGCCGCCATGCTGAAGATCGCCGCCGACCTGGGCTACAGCGAGACGGCCTTCCTCACCGCCCCGCCCGAGGGCCTGGGCGGCGAGGAGGGCCGGGCCTTCACCGTGCGCTACTTCAGCCCCAAGGTGGAGGTCCCCTTCTGCGGGCACGCCACCGTGGCCACCGCCGTGGCGCTGGGCGAGCGGATCGGCCCGGGCGAGCTGCTCTTCGCGACCCGCGCGGGCACGGTGCCGGTGTCGGTGACCCGGCAGGACGGGGCAGGCGGCCTGCGCGCCACCCTGACCAGCGTCGAGCCGCACACCGAGGACCTGGACCCGGCCGACCTCGCCGAGGCCCTGGCCGCGCTGAACTGGCCGGCCGCCGACCTGGACCCGGCGTTCCCGCCGCGGATCGCCTACGCCGGCGCCCGCCACCTGGTGCTCGGCGCCGCCACCCGGGCCCGGCTCGCCGACCTCGACTACGACTTCGCCCGGCTGGAGGCGCTGATGCGCCGCCTCGACCTGGTCACCGCGCAGCTCGTGTACCGGGCGGGCCCGACGGAGTTCCACGTGCGCAACCCCTTCCCGGTCGGCGGAGTCGTCGAGGACCCGGCGACCGGCGCCGCCGCGGCCGCCTTCGGGGCGTACGCACGCGAGCTGGGCCTCGTCCCGGCCGACGCCGTCCTGACCCTCCACCAGGGCGAGGACATGGGCCGCCCCGGCGTCCTGACGGTCGAGCTCCGCTCCGGCGACTCCCGGGTCCGGGTGGGCGGCGCCGGGGCGCTGATCCCGTAGTGCGGATCGAGGGGTCCGGCGAGGGGTCCGGCCAGGGGGCCGTCGAGGGGTCCATCGAGGAGTACGAAGCCCTGCCCTCCGGGCTCGCCGAGCAGGTGGCGGCCCTGGAGGCGCAGGCATGGCCCGGGTCGTCCCCCGGGCACGACCCGGCGCTCGCCCCGCGCGCGGTCCTGCTCCTGGACGCCGGCGGACGGGTCGCCGCCAGCCTGGCGCTGCTCCACAAGCCGGTCCGGCTCGCGGACGGGCGGACGTACCGCGCGGCCGGGCTGAGCGGCGTGGTGACCCGGGCCGACGTACGGGGCCGCGGGTACGGGGGCCGCCTGGTCGCGGCCGCCCGCGCCCTGCTCGCCGCCGATCCGGGGGTGGACCTGGCGCTGTTCAGCTGCGACCGGGAGCTGGTCCCGTTCTACGAGGCGGCCGGTTTCGAGGTGCTGCCCGGCACGGTCCTGGTCGGCGGCACCCCGGCGGACCCCCTCGCCACGGACGCCCCGGGCCTCGACAAGACGGTGCTCGGGGCGTTCCCCACCGGCGCCGCGGACGGCGAAGGCCGCACGGACGGCGAAGGCCGCGCGGACCGGGTCCGCGCGGCCTTCACCGGCATCCGCGTCCCCCTCTACCCGGGGACGATCGACAGGCTGTGGTGAGTCAGGAGCTCCGCGGCTCCGACGGCGCGGACTCCGCCGCCTCCGGCTTGCTCCGCTTGACCAGCGACGGCGCCAGGAACAGGGCGAGCACCGGGACCAGGTACAGGGCCCACACGATGACCTGGAGCACGGTCGGGTCCGGCTGGAAGTTGAGGGTGCCCTTGAGCAGGGTCCCGTACCAGCTGTCCGGCGGGATCGCCGAGCTGACGTCGAAGGCCTTGTCGGTCAGCCCCGGCAGGAAGTCGGCCTCCTGGAGGTCGTGGACGCCGTACGCGAGCACGCCCGCGGCGACCACGACCAGCATGGCGCCGGTCCACGTGAAGAACTTCGACAGGTTGATCTTCAGCGCGCCCCGGTAGAACAGCCAGCCCAGCAGGATCGACGACCCGATGCCGAGCAGCACGCCGATCAGCGGGCCCGCGCCGTCACCGGCCGCGTGCACCGAGCGCCACACGAACAGCGAGGTCTCCAGGCCCTCCCGGCCGACGGCCAGGAACGCCGTCGCCACCAGGGCGCCGGTGCCCATCGCGAGCGCCGCGTCGAGCTTGCCGTGGAGCTCGGCCTTCAGGTGCCGCGCGGTGCGCTTCATCCAGAAGACCATCCAGGTGACCAGGCCGACCGCGACGATCGACAGGGTGCCGCCGATCGCCTCCTGCGCCTTGAAGGTCAGTTCCTGCGTGCCGAATTCCAGGCCCGCGCCGAAGGCCAGGGACAGGGCGGCGGCCAGGCCGACGCCCAGCCACAGCGGCGCCAGCTTGTCCTTGTTCCCGGTCTTGACCAGGTAGGCGATGAGGATGCAGACGACGAGGCTGGCTTCCAGCCCCTCGCGCAGCCCGATCAGATAGTTGCTGAACACTTCGGTTCTCCCGGTCCCTTACGCGAACAGCGTCCGGCCCCACCAGTCGTCCTTGTCACGGACGCCCGGCGGGACGGCGAAGACGGCCGAACCCACGTGCTGGATGTATTCGTTGAGGACGTCGGACTTCGCCAGGTTGCGCTGGATCGGTACGAAGCCCGTGCGCACGTCGCGCTGGTAGGCGAGGAAGAACAGGCCCGCGTCGAGGCGGCCCAGTCCGTCCGTGCCGTCGGTGAAGGAGTAGCCGCGGCGCAGGATCGTCGCACCGTTGTTGGTGTCCGGGTGCGCGAGGCGGACGTGCGCCTCCGGCTTCATCGCCTTCAGGAACGGCTCGTCGCGCTCCTTGGACTTGCCCACGGGGGCACCCTCGCCCTTGTCGCGGCCGAAGATGTCCTCCTGCTCGCCCAGGGGGGTGCGGTCCCACGTCTCGATGTTCATCCGGATCCGGCGCGCCACGAGGTACGAGCCACCGGTCAGCCAGTCGCTGCCGTCGCCGGCGCCGACCCACACGTGCTTCTCCAGGGCGGCCTTGTCGGTGCCCGAGATGTTCCGGGTGCCGTCCTTGAAGCCCATCATGTTGCGCGGGGTCTGCTCGTCGGGCGTGGTCGACGAGGTCTTGCCGAAGCCCAGCTGCGACCAGCGCACCGCCGTCTTGCCGAAGCCGATGCGGGCGAGCTGGCGGATGGCGTGCACCGCGACCTGAGGGTCGTCGGCGCAGGCCTGCACGCACAGGTCGCCGCCGGAGCGGGCCGGGTCGAGGTTGTCGCCGGGGAAGAGCTCCAGGTCGATCAGGGCGCCGGGGCGCTTGCCCTCCAGGCCGAAGCGGCCCTTGGCGAACAGGCCCGGACCGAAACCGATGGTCAGGGTGAGGCGGGAGGCCTTCAGGCCCAGCGCCTCGCCCGTGTCGTCCGGCGGGGCCTCCGGGAGGCCGCCGTAGCCGCCCTCGCCGACCGGCTGGCCGGCCGTCATCAGCCGGGCCGCCGCGGTCCAGTCCTTCAGGAGCTGGATCAGCTCGCCGCGGTCCTTCGTCTTCATGTCGAAGGCCGCGAAGTGCAGGCGGTCCTGGACGGCACTGGCGATACCGGCCTGGTGCTCACCGTGGAACGGCACGGCCGCGCCGGCCGAGGCCGCCGAGACCATGTCGGGGCCCGAGTTCAGGACGGCGGCCGTACCGCCGGCCGCCGCCGCGCCGAGCGCGAGGCCCGCGCCGCCCCAGCCGAGGACGGCCCGGCGCGAGGGCGCACCCGCGCCCGTGCCCGTCTGCTCCGGCGCGCCCTGCGCCTCGTCCTGTGCGGGCTCCTGCCCGGACACCGACTCGCTCATGTGAGGATCTCCCGCCTGCTCTGCTGTTCCGGAGTTACTTCGCGACCGCGGCGGCGAGCTTCGAGAGCGGCTCGGCCAGCGCGTTGACGCCGTCGGAGAGCTCCTTGCGCTCGGCCTCGCCGACCTTGTCGTACGAGACGAACTCGTACGCGGCCTTGTTCGGGCGGTACTTCTCCAGCAGGTTGTTCAGCGCGGCGAACTGCTTGTCCAGCTCGGCGGTGAGCGCCGGGTCCGTCTTCGAGGTGACCGGCTTGAGCAGCTCGTACGCCTTCTCCGCGCCCTCGACGTTGGCCTTGAAGTCGACCAGGTCGGTGTGGCTGTAGCGCTCTTCCTCGCCCGTCACCTTGCCGGTGGCGACCTCGTCGAGGAGCTCCTTGGCGCCGTTCGCCATCGAGGTGGGGGTGATCTCCGCCTCGCCGACCTTCTTCTGCCACACGGCCAGGTCGGCCATCAGGGTCTCGGCGAGCTTCTTGTCGTTGTCGTCGATCTTGTTGCCCTCGAAGAGGGACTTCTCCAGCTTGTGCCAGCCGGTCCAGTCCTTCTCCGGGTCCTGGCCCGCCTCCAGGCCGTCCTCGCGGACGTCGACCTTCGGGTCGATGTCACCGAAGGACTCGGCGACCGGCTCGGTGCGCTCCCAGCCGATGCGCGAGGGGGCGTACGCCTTCTTCGCGGCCTCGACGTCGCCGGCCTTGACCGCGTCCGCGAAGGCCTGCGCCTTGGGGATGGTCTCGTCGGCCTGCTCCTGCACGTACTTGCGGTACGCGGCGACCGCGGCGTCGGCCTCGGGGCTGCGCTTCACGGGGGTGCCCGAGCCGGTGGCCTTGACGCTCTGCCGGATGCCGTCGCCCTTCATGCCGGGCTTGCAGGCGATCTCGTAGTCGCCGGCCTTGAGCTCGGCGGTGATGGTGGCCTTGGTGCCGGGGCCGATGTTCTCGCGCTCGGCGACGATGCGGTCGTCGGGGAAGAGGATGTAGAGCTCGGTGACCTTGGAGCCCTTGTTCTCGACCTCGAAGGCGACCTTGCCCGCGGGGAACTCCTTGGTGGAGACCTCGCAGGAGGAGTCGGAGGCCGCCACCTTGATGGTGCCGTCGCCGGACGCGTCGCTCTTCTCGGAGCAGCCGGTGACCGCGGTGAGGGCGGCCACGACGGCGGCCGCGGTGACGACGGTGAGGCGGACGGGGCGCATAAGGGGGCTCCTGGCAGTCTGGCGTTCGGCAGACGGCCGCCCCGATCGGGTGGGGGCAGCCGGTGAGGCGGACCTAACTTAACCGAGGCTTACCTGACCCATACCCGCGCGTCCAGTGATTCAGCCCACACCTTCGGTCACCGGACACGGGGCCGTCACGGGTGCCCCACGCCGTCCCCATGGCCGGGTCAAGCGGAGGTCAAACCCGGCTGGCCGTTCCGTACTGCGGAACGTTCCCCTCCGGGCTGCTCCGGCCCGCCGTCCCGTACGGGGACCACCAGCGGCGCCCCGGTGCGCGGGTGCGGGAGCACCTCCACCGGCTGGCGGTAGACCCGGCTCAGCAGCCCGTCCTCGAACACCTCCGCAGGCGGGCCGTCCACCGCGATCCGGCCGTCGTGCAGGACGGCGACCCGGTCCGCGTACGCCGCCGCCAGGCCCAGGTCGTGCAGGACCACCACGACCCCGTCCCCGGCCGCCGCCCGTTCCCGGCAGATCCGCAGCACCAGCTCCTGGTGGCGCAGGTCCAGGGCCGCCGTCGGCTCGTCGAGCAGCAGCAGCGGGGCCCCCTGGGCCAGTACGCGGGCCAGCGCGACCCGGGCCCGCTCGCCGCCGGAGAGCCCCGAGAACGGGCGGGCCGCGAAGCCCGTCACCTCGGTGGCGGCCATGGCGGCGGCCACCGCCTCCTCGTCGCCGTCGGCCGTCCCGGTGCCCGCCCAGGGGGCACGGCCCATCCGTACGACGTCCGCCACGGGAAATGGGAAGGCCAGTTCGGCCGATTGGGGGAGCACCGCCCGGCGCAGGGCCAGCTCGGGAGCCGGCCAGCCGCCCACCGGACGCCCGTCGATCCGCACCTCCCCGGAGCCGGCCGGCAGGTCCCCGGCCAGGGCCGCCAGCAGGGTGGACTTGCCCGCGCCGTTCGGCCCGACCAGGGCCAGCACTTCCCCGGCCCGCACGGTCAGCCCGATCCCGGCGAGCACCTCGCGCCCACCGAGCCGTACGCGCAGGTCCGTGACCTCGGCGAGCGGAGCGCCGGGAGCCGGCCGGGCGGGAACGGTCTGCTCGCCGCCGCGGAGGCGGGGGAGCAGCGCGGCGAGGCCGGAACGCAGCCGGACGCTCATGCCCAGCCTCCTTGCTTGCGGCGGGTGCGGCGCAGCAGCCAGAAGAAGAACGGGCTGCCGAGCAGGGCGGTCAGGACTCCGAGCGGCAGCTCGGCGGGCTGGGCGAGGGTCCGGGCGGCCAGGTCCCCGGCGACCAGCACCACGGCTCCGGCGAGCGCGCTGCCGGGCACCAGGAAGCGGTGGCCCGGACCGTTGGCCATGCGCAGCAGGTGCGGCACGAGCAGCCCGACGAAGGTGATGATCCCGGCCACGGCGACGGCCGCCGCGGTGAGCAGCGCGACGACCAGGATCAGCGCGAGGCGCAACCGCTCCACGTCGACGCCGAGATGGCGGGCGGGACGCTCGCCGAGGGACAGCAGGTCCAGCTTGCCCGCGTAGAAGGGGGCGACCAGCAGACCGGCCAGCGCGCAGGGGAGTACGGCCAGCACCTTGGGCCAGGTGGCCTGGGCGAGGGAGCCGAGCTGCCAGAAGGTGATCTGGTTGACCTGGCCGCTGTCCGCGAAGAAGACGAACAGGCCGATCAGTGCGCCCGCGAAGGCGTTGACGGCGATGCCGGTCAGGATGAGGGTGACGACCTCCGTCTTCCCGCCGTTGCGGGACAGCAGGTAGACGGCGCCGACGGTGACCAGCCCCGCGACGAACGCGCAGGCGGTGATGGTCCAGTTGCCGAAGAAGGTCAGGCCCAGCCCGATCGCGGCGACCGCGCCGACGGCTGCGCCCGCCGAGATCCCGATGACCCCGGGCTCGGCCAGGGGATTGCCGAACACCCCCTGCATCAGCGCCCCGGCGCAGCCGAGACTGGCCCCGACGAGCAGCGCGAGCACCACGCGCGGCAGCCGTACGTTCCACAGCACGCTCTCCCCGACCCGGTCGAGGGCGGCGCCCCCGAGGCCGAGGCGGTGCTGCACCGACCCGATCACCTCCCCGAGCGGGATCTCGTAGGCGCCCACTCCGGCGGAGACCAGCGCGAGCAGCACGAGTACGGCGACCAGTCCGCCGGTGAGCCAGGCGGAACCCCACCGCCGCCGGGGCGGTGCGCCGGCGGCGGTGGGGACGGCCCGGGGCGCCGCCCGCTCGGGAGCGGGAAGGGGGTCCGCTCGGGGCGGCGTCCCGGGGGCTTCGTAGGAGAGGGGCACGTCAGGAGGCCTTGCCGTAGAGCTGGGTGATGAGGGAGGCCAGGACCTGGTCGGTGCGCGGGCCGTAGTTGAGCAGGACCCCGTCGTCGACGGTGACCACCCGGCGGTCCATTCCCGCCGGGGTCTGGGCCACGCCCGGGATCTTGACCAGCCCGTCCACGCCGCCGACGGACTCCAGGCCCTTGGACATGACGAGGATGGCGTCGGGCGCGGCGGCCGCCAGGGCCTCGCTGGTGATCGGGGTGAAGTCCTTGCCGAGCCCGGACTCCGGACCCGTGTCCAGCGCGCCGGCCGCCTCCAGCAGGGAACCGGCGCCGGAGTCGGAGCCGCCCATCAGGTACACGGAGGCGGTGCCGCGCAGGTAGAGGAAGGCCACGCGCGGCTTCTTGCCCGAGGCGGGCAGGGTCTTGCGGGCGGCGGCGATGCGGTCGGCGGTGCGCTGGTTGAGCTGCGCACCGGCCTCCTTGACGCCGAGCGCGGCGGCGACGGCGTCGGTCCGCTTCGCCACGTCGTCCAGGGACTTGGCCGGGGCCACCACCAGCAGCGGGATGCCCGCGTCGCGGATCTGGGCGATCGCCTCGGCGGGGCCGGAGGTGGTCTCGGCCAGCACCAGGGTCGGACGCAGCGACAGCACGCTCTCGGCGGAGACCTCGTGGCCCCGCGTCACCACCGGGAGCTCCGCCGCCTGTTCGAAGGTGGCGGTGATGTCCTTGGCGACGACCTTGGGGCCCAGCCCGAGGGTGTACACGATCTCGCTGAGGCCGCCCGTCAGCGGGATCACGCGGTCCGCCGAGGTGACGGTCACCTGGACGCCGTCCGCGGAGGCCACGGTCGCCGGAAGCGCGGGTACGGGCGCCTGGGCGAGGGGTTCCACCCGGTCGGGGAGGGCCGGGGCTCCGGCTCCGGTGGCGGGGGAGGGGGCGGCCGTACCTCCGCAGGCGCTCACGCCGAGTGCCAGGACCACGGAGGTCAGGGCGACGGCGAAGCGGGACATGCGGGTTGACGCGGCGGGCGTAGGCACGAAGGCACCGTCCTGATCGTCCGACTGGGGTGGTGGACCCGGTTCGCTGGTGGTGGAGACCCGGTTCGAGGTTCCGGGTGCCAGGGGGTTTCACACCCGGCCGAACGTAGCTTAGGTTAGCCTAACCTCGCTCGCTAGACCCTGGAGGGGACATTCATGTCCGCTAGACCCGTCCGTGCGTCCGCCGTCGCCCTGCTGGCGACCCTGGCGGCCCTGGGAGCCGCCCTGCTCCCGGCGCCCGCCGCCCAGGCCGCGGGCCGGACGGTGGAGGGCGGGCGACTCGACTGGGGCATCAAATCCTCCTTCCAGAGTTACGTCACCGGGCCGGTCGCAAAAGGCGGGTTCAAGCTGAAGAACGGAGCCGCCACGGCCGGCGGCAGCCTGTTCCGCTTCCACTCCGCCAACGGCTCCTACGACCCGGACAACGGCTCCCTGGAGGCCTCCTTCAGCGGCGGCGTCACCTTCCAGGGCCACCAGAAGCCGGACGGCACGTACGAGCTGGACATGAGCGTCAGCCGCCCCACCGTCAAGATCGACGGCGGCAGCGGAACCCTCTACGTGGACGTCTCCAGCAAGGCCAAGGAGGGCGGAGCGGTCACCACCGCCTCCCAAGTGCCCTTCGCCAAGCTGAACCTGAGCGGGGTGAACATGAAGGGCGGCACCAGCCCCGTCGCCCTCGCCAACGTCCCGGCCACCCTCACCGACCAGGGCGCCAAGGCCTTCGCCGGCTACTACGCGGCCGGCGCGCAGCTCGACCCGGTCTCGCTCTCCGTGGACGTCAAGGCGGCGGCGGCCGAGCAGCCCGCCCCGCCCACCCCGAGCACCCCGGCCGCGGAGACCCCGCAGGCCTCCCAGGCCGCCGGGGCGTTCACCGACGCCGCCGTGGACTGGGGGGTGCGGCGCACCTTCCGCGAGTACGTCTCCGGCTCCATCGGCCAGGGCGGATGGAAGCTCGCCGACGGAGCCCAGGACGGCGGAGCGCTGTTCCGCTTCCCGCAGGGCAAGGGCGCCTACGACGGCGCGAAGGGCGCCCTCGACGCCGCCTTCGCCGGCTCCGTGCACTTCACCGGGGCCCACCTCGACCTGAAGCTCGCGAAGATCACGGCCAAGGTGGAGAACGGCAGGGGAGTCCTCTCCGCCGACGTCACCACGGGCACGGACACCAAACCCGCCGTCCCGCTCGTCGAGTTCGACGCCAAGGGCCTCACGGCCGCAGGCGGCCTCGCCACCCTCACCGAAGCCCCGGCCGCCCTGACCGAGGGCGGAGCCCAGGCCTTCAACTCCATGTACAAGGCCGGCACCGAGATGGACCCCGTCTCCCTCGCGGTCGCCCTCGACGGAACCGCGAAGCTCCCGGCCCTCCCGAACCTCGGCTCCACGGCCACCCCGCCGGCCCCGGCACCCCCCGCGGCCGCGCAGCCGGCCGCGTCCTCCTCCTCGAACACCGGCCTGTACGCCGCCCTGGCGACAGCCGTCCTCGTCCTCGCAGGCGGAGCAACCTTCCTGACCCTCCGCAACCGCAGGAACCAAGGCCCGCACACGGAGCCCACGCCGACTCCGGGCCCGAACCCGGGCACCGAGACTCCGGCCCAGGCCCAGGCCCCCGCCCAGGCCCCGGCCTCGGCTACGGGCACCGGTACTCCGACCCCGGCTCCGGCCCCGGCTCCGGCCTCGGCTCTGGGCACTCCGGCCCCGGCTACGGCACCGGCCCCAGCTCCGGGTGCTGAAGCCCCGGCCTCCGACCCCTCCGACCCCTCCGACTCCCCGGGTTCCTCCGGCGGCGACGGGGCCGCCCCGCGCGGCTGATCCGCGCCCCGAACCACTACCGCCCGCCCGGCCCTGGCGCAGGGCCCCGTACGGCCCGCATCCGCCGGGCCCCCGCGCCACCCCCGCCGTGCGGGCCCGGGCTCGCCCGAACCGCCCGGCCCGCACGCCCCGTACACCCGTACAAGCCCCGCAGGGCCCCGCAGCGCCGGGGCCCGGCTTCGCCCTGCCCCCCGCAGGTCCCGCAGGCCCCGCAGGGCTCCGCCTCCTCCACCCCCGTTCAGGAGACCCGCCATGTCATCGACCCGCCGTCCCCTCGCCCTCGCGGCCGCCGTGGCCACCGCCGTGGCGATCGGCGCCACCGCGCTGGTCCTGCCCGCCACCGCGGCGGGCAGCGCACCGGCCGCCCCCGCGGCCCCCGCGGCGCAGGGCGTCCCCGCGACGATCCCGGTCCTCGGCGGCACCCTCGACTGGGGCGTCCTGGAGAGCTACCGCACCTACGTCACGACCATCGCCCAGGGCCAGATCACCGTCGCGGACGGCGCGAAGAAGACGGCCAAGGGCTTCACCTTCGTCTCGGCCACCGGCCAGTACGACCCGGCCACCCACCTCGTGACCGCCGCCTTCAAGGGCAGCGTCACCTTCACGTCGGCCGCGCACCACTTCGAGGTGAAGCTCGCCAACCTCCGCATCGACACCGGCAAGAAGCTGCTGATCGTCGACGTCACCCGGGACGGCGCGCTCACGAAGGACGTCGGCTTCGCGAAGGTCGCCTTCACCGGGCCGTCGATGTCCGGCCTGGCCACCACCCTGACCGCCGATGCCGCCAAGCTCCTCGGTTCCGACGGCTACAAGGACAAGCCGGGCGACCCGCTGACGGCCGTACTGGAGTTCCCGCCGCCGCCCTCGCACAGCCCCTCCCCGTCCGCCTCGGCCTCCACCTCCCCGTCCCCCTCCCACAGCCCGTCCCCGTCGGCATCCGCGTCCTCCTCCCCGTCGAAGCCGCCCACCCCCACCCCCTCCGCCTCCACCAGCTCCCCGGCGGCCGGCGGCCCGCAGCAGATCCTCGACGGCAAGCTGGCCTGGGGCGTCAAGGAGTCCTTCCGCCAGTACGTGCAGCGCGCGGGCGGCACCGTCACCCCCGCCGACGG is a window encoding:
- a CDS encoding GNAT family N-acetyltransferase, with the protein product MRIEGSGEGSGQGAVEGSIEEYEALPSGLAEQVAALEAQAWPGSSPGHDPALAPRAVLLLDAGGRVAASLALLHKPVRLADGRTYRAAGLSGVVTRADVRGRGYGGRLVAAARALLAADPGVDLALFSCDRELVPFYEAAGFEVLPGTVLVGGTPADPLATDAPGLDKTVLGAFPTGAADGEGRTDGEGRADRVRAAFTGIRVPLYPGTIDRLW
- a CDS encoding PhzF family phenazine biosynthesis protein; the encoded protein is MTNEVLRYTAFSDDPAGGNPAGVVIDAGGLDEAAMLKIAADLGYSETAFLTAPPEGLGGEEGRAFTVRYFSPKVEVPFCGHATVATAVALGERIGPGELLFATRAGTVPVSVTRQDGAGGLRATLTSVEPHTEDLDPADLAEALAALNWPAADLDPAFPPRIAYAGARHLVLGAATRARLADLDYDFARLEALMRRLDLVTAQLVYRAGPTEFHVRNPFPVGGVVEDPATGAAAAAFGAYARELGLVPADAVLTLHQGEDMGRPGVLTVELRSGDSRVRVGGAGALIP
- the efeB gene encoding iron uptake transporter deferrochelatase/peroxidase subunit, giving the protein MSESVSGQEPAQDEAQGAPEQTGTGAGAPSRRAVLGWGGAGLALGAAAAGGTAAVLNSGPDMVSAASAGAAVPFHGEHQAGIASAVQDRLHFAAFDMKTKDRGELIQLLKDWTAAARLMTAGQPVGEGGYGGLPEAPPDDTGEALGLKASRLTLTIGFGPGLFAKGRFGLEGKRPGALIDLELFPGDNLDPARSGGDLCVQACADDPQVAVHAIRQLARIGFGKTAVRWSQLGFGKTSSTTPDEQTPRNMMGFKDGTRNISGTDKAALEKHVWVGAGDGSDWLTGGSYLVARRIRMNIETWDRTPLGEQEDIFGRDKGEGAPVGKSKERDEPFLKAMKPEAHVRLAHPDTNNGATILRRGYSFTDGTDGLGRLDAGLFFLAYQRDVRTGFVPIQRNLAKSDVLNEYIQHVGSAVFAVPPGVRDKDDWWGRTLFA
- a CDS encoding Bcr/CflA family multidrug efflux MFS transporter, yielding MPERGPATAPSKAESPSNPSPSASASASPTAPLTAARRTGLLVTFILGGLTALPPLSMDMYLPALPTVTTALNSPAATVQLTLTACLAGMALGQLVIGPMSDKWGRRRPLLIGMVVYVLATAICAFAPTVELLIAFRLLQGLAGAAAIVIARAVVRDLYDGVEMARFFSTLMLISGVAPIIAPLIGGQVLRFADWRGVFVVLTVVGTLLTLLVWRKLGETLPPERRQTGGVGAALRTMRGLFADRVFAGYTLAGGFAFAALFAYISASPFVVQEIYGASAQTFSLLFGVNSLGLIAVGQINGKLLVGRVSLDKVLGYGLAVIAAASVALLLMTAGVFGEVGLFAICAGLFVLMSAMGLVLPNTNAQALMRAPHAAGSASALLGTSSFLVGAVASPLVGIAGEDTAVPMALVQATCSFLAVLCFAALCRPWRGGGRPTAAAAPTAAPTASAPTPPKT
- the efeU gene encoding iron uptake transporter permease EfeU, producing MFSNYLIGLREGLEASLVVCILIAYLVKTGNKDKLAPLWLGVGLAAALSLAFGAGLEFGTQELTFKAQEAIGGTLSIVAVGLVTWMVFWMKRTARHLKAELHGKLDAALAMGTGALVATAFLAVGREGLETSLFVWRSVHAAGDGAGPLIGVLLGIGSSILLGWLFYRGALKINLSKFFTWTGAMLVVVAAGVLAYGVHDLQEADFLPGLTDKAFDVSSAIPPDSWYGTLLKGTLNFQPDPTVLQVIVWALYLVPVLALFLAPSLVKRSKPEAAESAPSEPRSS
- a CDS encoding SDR family oxidoreductase, giving the protein MNARVKQIAVVTGAGSGIGRSVALTLAAAGWAVAVAGRRSGPLEETAEAARAAHPDAEVLCVPADVSDPDAVASLFETVRERYGRVDLLFNNAGTFGPAGVALEDISYEAWRSVVDVNLTGSFLCAQAAFRVMKAQDPQGGRIINNGSISAHVPRPNSIAYTATKHAMTGLTKSLSLDGRPYGIACGQIDIGNAATEMTERMQTGIMQANGQLAVEPVMDASDVARTVLHMAELPLGANVQFATVMATAMPYIGRG